The Humulus lupulus chromosome 3, drHumLupu1.1, whole genome shotgun sequence genome window below encodes:
- the LOC133825706 gene encoding protein FAR1-RELATED SEQUENCE 5-like — protein sequence MDEAQSKTVVTDGDEAIATAIEALIPNATHRLCYWHMHNKAVKKVKDPSFSESLTKLVFKYYDVDEFEEKFSEVMIQYGLQGKKYGAKLYNTIHKWAETYLRGNFFCGMSTTQCNEGINAVLKKKLNQKLKLYEFVRALDMAISWVRHHEETDDYESLHTSPQLGVTNLPVMEEELSRIYTRNMFFKVRRQMSKEGHYTVLTKTIMEGAIMMKLHKFRRGPSRAVYATFAHDFFVCECQYFLTFRIPCRHMFAVMKHLDMGHMPKSLIVTQWTIEARSGESSIWNDSCIHIDKTTLQKARFGQISNRMNEVAFLASRTDYAHRIATLKIDRICATLKEALVIGGDSCTPNLPMHRASQFIVQDPEFTKSKGTGRITGTRNSVGRKCSLCKKAGHNKLTCPKRLKGKEPCVYSEDSENEEDDEYANHEEGGHQWTENKTFNFEEDEVGGSQGREFDFKA from the coding sequence ATGGATGAGGCTCAATCCAAAACAGTTGTGACCGATGGCGATGAGGCGATTGCAACAGCAATAGAGGCCTTGATCCCAAATGCAACCCACCGCCTTTGTTATTGGCATATGCACAACAAAGCTGTTAAGAAGGTGAAAGACCCAAGTTTCAGCGAAAGCCTAACAAAGCTGGTGTTCAAGTATTATGATGTTGACGAGTTTGAGGAGAAATTCAGTGAAGTTATGATACAGTATGGGTTGCAAGGAAAGAAGTATGGTGCTAAATTGTACAATACAATACATAAATGGGCAGAGACGTACTTGAGAGGGAACTTTTTCTGTGGCATGTCAACCACCCAATGTAACGAAGGTATTAATGCCGttctgaagaaaaaattgaaccaGAAGTTGAAGCTATATGAATTTGTTAGGGCCCTTGACATGGCCATTTCATGGGTTAGGCATCATGAAGAAACCGATGATTATGAGTCACTGCACACATCACCACAATTAGGAGTGACGAACTTACCAGTTATGGAGGAAGAACTTTCAAGGATATATACAAGGAATATGTTTTTTAAGGTTAGACGACAAATGTCAAAGGAAGGCCACTACACTGTACTCACAAAAACCATCATGGAGGGTGCTATAATGATGAAACTACACAAGTTTCGTCGGGGACCAAGCCGAGCAGTCTATGCAACTTTCGCTCATGACTTTTTTGTCTGTGAATGCCAATATTTTCTTACGTTTAGGATACCATGTAGGCATATGTTTGCCGTAATGAAGCACCTAGACATGGGACACATGCCAAAGTCACTTATTGTGACGCAGTGGACAATTGAAGCTCGGTCGGGAGAGAGTTCAATCTGGAATGATAGTTGTATTCATATTGATAAAACCACCCTCCAAAAGGCTAGGTTTGGACAAATAAGTAATCGAATGAATGAGGTTGCCTTCCTCGCGAGTAGGACCGACTATGCACATCGTATTGCTACACTCAAAATTGATCGAATTTGTGCAACATTGAAAGAAGCTTTAGTGATTGGTGGAGATAGTTGCACGCCCAACCTCCCTATGCATAGGGCTTCCCAGTTCATTGTGCAAGACCCAGAATTCACCAAATCTAAGGGGACTGGGAGAATAACAGGAACAAGAAATAGTGTCGGTAGGAAATGTAGTTTATGCAAGAAGGCTGGTCACAACAAGTTAACATGCCCCAAAAGACTTAAGGGAAAGGAACCGTGTGTCTATTCCGAAGATTccgaaaatgaagaagatgacgaATATGCAAATCATGAAGAGGGCGGTCATCAATGGACAGAAAACAAAACATTCaattttgaagaagatgaagtGGGAGGCAGCCAAGGAAGAGAGTTTGACTTCAAAGCTTAG